Proteins found in one Nocardia brasiliensis ATCC 700358 genomic segment:
- a CDS encoding DUF6636 domain-containing protein, with protein sequence MTIRTVSLLAAAACTAGLTTAALTGTAHADDSVFFTSPSGNISCAIFGKEFNGAGYVRCEIQKYDYTPPERPARCYFPDGTPTSHYYGKVFHLSAAEGAGFDCGGGGTIGWSGAVLEYGSSVTYDGFTCTSAVDGIRCSLGNKSFRVSQFSYEFS encoded by the coding sequence ATGACGATTCGCACGGTCAGCCTTCTCGCTGCCGCCGCCTGCACGGCAGGCTTGACCACAGCAGCCCTCACCGGGACCGCGCACGCGGACGACTCGGTCTTTTTCACCTCCCCCAGCGGCAATATCTCCTGCGCGATCTTCGGGAAAGAGTTCAACGGCGCCGGGTACGTCCGCTGCGAAATACAGAAATACGACTACACGCCGCCGGAGCGGCCGGCTCGGTGCTATTTTCCGGACGGCACGCCGACTTCGCATTACTACGGCAAAGTCTTCCATCTCAGCGCGGCCGAGGGCGCGGGTTTCGACTGTGGCGGCGGTGGCACCATCGGCTGGAGCGGTGCCGTGCTGGAGTACGGTTCCTCGGTCACCTACGACGGTTTCACCTGCACCAGCGCTGTCGACGGCATCCGATGCAGTCTGGGGAACAAGTCGTTCCGGGTCTCTCAGTTCTCCTACGAGTTCAGCTGA